The genomic stretch AGCGAAGTAAAATTATCGCATAATATACGagtataaaataacaatattattctATCCTATAAGTCTTTGCATAACGCAACTGAATCAATAATTGCATAGACATTGATTCAATATGTAGTATATTGTGTCTAATGCTCGGTTTTGCAAACCATGATGCATTGGTAATATCCACTTTTCATTAGCctaaaattaattaactcCCGATATCTTACTTAGTTATACATGATAATAAGCGCTGTTTAACAATATAGATAGAAAAACTAATATCCCCAATTCATTTAACTACGAGTAGagttcgaaataaaaatatgatactCACAAATTCTAGTGTTAATATTTGTGATACTAAATTTTAGCCGATGGAACTAAGCCCGTGTAAACCGAAGGCTCTTTTACGAGACGTTGCAGTTCCTTAAACTTTTCATGCTTGGAGTCGCCCAATAGTTTGAAGAGTACGCTTTCGGAAGTTGCTATCTGACACCCGACTTGCCTCATTCTCTGTAAGGAATTGAAACAGCGTAAATCACTAGAGTATTCGcaattacaaatattattcACTATTTACACCAAATTTTCGGTGTGGTTTGAATAAGTTGTGTCTTATGTGTCAAGCACTTTCATTACCTCGATCGCAAGCAATCTGTCCTCTTGCGTGCGAGACGAGCAGCAATCGGCCACTGCGTGGACCTGGAACCCATTGGCGGTAAGATCCAGTGCAGTTTGCTCGACGCAAACATGGGCCTCGATCCCAATGAGAACTACCGACTCTGGAGGACTACCTGAGCAGAGCGTAGAAAGTTCTTTGCGCACCTGAATTCAGACAACATGCTACTGTGTGATTCGTCGCTATTTTACTGACTAAGATTTTAACTTCCAAAAAGAACAGGAACAG from Neodiprion virginianus isolate iyNeoVirg1 chromosome 3, iyNeoVirg1.1, whole genome shotgun sequence encodes the following:
- the LOC124300849 gene encoding isochorismatase domain-containing protein 1-like; its protein translation is MALSATKAILRHGKTALFVCDMQVKFAKAIFEFDKIVANSAKLVNGMRLLDVPIIVTEQNPKALGNTVSELDITGAKGPFAKTKFSMYTEEVRKELSTLCSGSPPESVVLIGIEAHVCVEQTALDLTANGFQVHAVADCCSSRTQEDRLLAIERMRQVGCQIATSESVLFKLLGDSKHEKFKELQRLVKEPSVYTGLVPSAKI